One Dysidea avara chromosome 8, odDysAvar1.4, whole genome shotgun sequence genomic window, tcagcgaaaattttcctCCTTGAAAtctttaggctatacagtatttcAGAGTAGATTTTCTTGGGATGGAGTGTTTTGTCACTAATTAATTTGTGCAGTTACTCGTGTGCGACAGTTGGTATAAGCAAgtatagcagaaagaacttagtgttgtagcgattgtgtagcaaagtgtattagaaagtagtttagcttagaTGGAGTGAtcggaataacggaacagcagaataacggaataagcggAAATTACATTCTTAACATTTTTGCTACTATTTATACcttctacagcatttatacaatatTCACCTCGTAACAATTCCACCGAGAATGCAATCGCGATGACAGACAACACAAAGGAAATCCTCAGGGCGATCATAAAATAGAATGAGCACAAAACTATATTCCATGTTTTTTGGACTCCCCTTTAAAACTATAGaaaacatgtagctagctacataatcAGTTATAtatgccacctttgatttcgcAACTTTTTTACTCAGGCTTTTTaaagccacaccattttttaacagcttggttgttttgtgtgGTTAACAATTATACCATCAGTTTGCACAAACCAAAAGTTACTAACTTTAATTATGCAActtttattactttttttatcTGTTTAAAGCCAGCAGAAAGCATGCAGCAGAAAGCTAAATGTCTGTATATAGAACTAAAATGATATAATCATTGTCAGCTGCTTTTTATAATATACACTGTAAGCTTGGGATATAAACGTGAATGCGGAATGCTAGAATGCTTTGAGAAACTTAATCACACTAAGAATAAGACAGTTACATGTTCAACAACTCAGAAACGTGCGTACATGCATTTCCAAGCCATCATCTAATTTTCACATACAAAAACatccaccttcttataaatctAAACATTTATGGATGTTTCAATGCCCAAATCTGAAATCAGCATCCCTGTTTTGCTATGAAAGCATCAAACCACTCCATTTCCATTGTTATTTTCCCGGAAACGATGTCTTACAATGACCACGAGTGGTGCCATTGTTTCAATTGGGATTTCATCTAATTTGAGCTcccatagaaaatgtatgggaaTAGTTCGTATGTATTTATACATAGCTTGGTCTGAGTAGAGAAATCCTTGGATGATTTGTAAGTATCACTGTTTTGCATGCTTAATTATCGTAGGACCCCACCCTAACTCATGATTGGATACTTATTTGGTATAGATCGTGTGTTGAGTGATTATATTTTGTTGGTGAAAAAAagaggttggaaatcgctactgttcaattttagctatttaatttatttattttttaattatAGAATCTTCAagactttttggatatttactaTGAAGCTTGCAAAGTTTTATGTACCGAGGAAGACTTCTATGACCTCATGTTAGGCTATTTGACACGAGCTGCAGCAGATAATGTTCAGTATGCTGAAATATTCTTTGACCCTCAGACCCACACCCAAAGGGGAATACCCTTTAAGACAGTTATCTCAGGGCTGTATAGGGCTACCGTTGATGGTCAGGAATTTATGGGGATTAAGGGACGAATCATCATCAGCTTTCTGCGTCACTTGTCAGAAGATGAAGCTTTGGAAACACTTGAAAGTGCTGTGCCATATTTGGACAGGATTGTTGGCATGGATTTAGACTCGGGTGAGGATGGAAATCCCCCTAAGAAATTTTCGCGGCTTTTTAAGCGAGCAGCAGAGTTGGGATTGAAGCTAACTGCTCATGCTGGGGAAGAGGGTGGTCCTGATTATATCCAAGATGCCCTTGATCAGGGTGTGATTCGTGTCAACCACGGGGTCCAGTGCCTTTTAGATGATCATGTCGTGGAGCGGTTAAAGAAACAGGGAATACCACTAACTGTTTGCCCATTCTCTAATAAGAAGTTGCAGGTCTACAATCGTTATTTTATTGATATAAATATCACCGGTGAGCTTTTTAGGAAAGGTCTCCAAATAACAATCAATTCTGATGACCCTGCATACTTTGGTGGTTATATAACAGACAACTTTCTTAACACGGCTGAGGAAGTGGGTTTTGGTCAGGAAGAAATCTACCAGATTTGCTGTAATGCATTTAATTCAACATTTATGTCACCACAAGACAAAGAGATTTACATAAGGCGTCTCCAGCGACACAAATGGGAGATGGGTTATGCTCCTTGTCCAAGGAACATAGTGGTGTTTGGCTCTCGTGCAGCACAACCTGGTAGCAAGGAATACCAGTTTGCATATGATGTAGGCAAGTTATTTGGGGCAGAAGGCTACACTGTCATCACCGGTGGTTACAATGGGATAATGATGGCAGCTTCACAAGGTTGCAGTGACGAGAATGGAACTGTTAGAGGCGTGATTTCCCCACCTGTGTTTCAGCAACGAGATATTTTTGGGAACAAGTTTTTGACAGAGATTTCAATTACACGCTCATTGCCTGAGAGACTAGCAAGGCTAGCATTGTTTAGTGAAAATTTTGTCGTATGTCCTGGGACTATTGGGACAGTTGCTGAGCTGCTCTTGGCATGGAATCTGGCTGCTCTGAAGCCTCTGTGTGGAGCAGTGTCACCTCGAATCTTCATCATGCGCCACCCATGGGAAGAGGTGATAAAAAACCTCCACGATAACCTTAAGATTTACGACAATGACATGAAGTTGTTGACCTTTGTTGACAGTGCAGATGAAGTGCTTGTGAAGGTGAAGGAGGGAATCAACTCGCGTCCTTCCTACCATTAACTTTTTGTTCTATTGTTTGCCTTTGACAAATTTATTTAGATTTTTGTATACTTTTTTCATAgtgcaaaataattatgttaacatTGATTAGTGTAAAGCtaaaaagctgtctgtctgcaaTATCAAGTAGCTAGGGTATTTCTCTGAAGTCCTCATCATCTAGAACTAAAGCCGCTTTTAAATAAAGCTCCTAAAACGGTGCAAGAAAAACTTGGATATAATGCTAAACTGTAAGTAAATGCCTATGCCATTAACTTATTGCTTTTAGAAACAAATTTTACAGatggtgaatcagtgtgtggtgTAACTCAGTGCATGGTTAGGGTGAGAAGGATGGGTTCAAATCTGCATGCAGTTTTTCACTCAGTGAACCTTTTGGTGCCATCTCCTGCTATGTGTACCTTGCATTTTTTCTTTCACTGCAACTTTTCACGCTGATCTTTCTTTCCAGTACACTGAAAATCACTAATCCTATAACTATATTGATGTGTGCTTTACCTGGTACAGCGTTCAATGCTTTGCTTTATTGTCACTAAGTTATAAGAACCCATGAACTTTAGAACACTAGACAGATTTAAGCGTAGTTGGCTGGCTACAGCTGCCAATATATGGAATGGCCTTCCGGCTGATATGATTTTGCAAGAAGATTCTGGTTGGCGCACTGTACTAAAAGACATTCAGcattttgtgtgtagctaacaaTTTTATTGTATAAGTATGTATTGTGAGGTtttgctacagtaaaaagaagtATACTGAAATAGTGTA contains:
- the LOC136262790 gene encoding adenine deaminase-like isoform X2, which gives rise to MLGYLTRAAADNVQYAEIFFDPQTHTQRGIPFKTVISGLYRATVDGQEFMGIKGRIIISFLRHLSEDEALETLESAVPYLDRIVGMDLDSGEDGNPPKKFSRLFKRAAELGLKLTAHAGEEGGPDYIQDALDQGVIRVNHGVQCLLDDHVVERLKKQGIPLTVCPFSNKKLQVYNRYFIDINITGELFRKGLQITINSDDPAYFGGYITDNFLNTAEEVGFGQEEIYQICCNAFNSTFMSPQDKEIYIRRLQRHKWEMGYAPCPRNIVVFGSRAAQPGSKEYQFAYDVGKLFGAEGYTVITGGYNGIMMAASQGCSDENGTVRGVISPPVFQQRDIFGNKFLTEISITRSLPERLARLALFSENFVVCPGTIGTVAELLLAWNLAALKPLCGAVSPRIFIMRHPWEEVIKNLHDNLKIYDNDMKLLTFVDSADEVLVKVKEGINSRPSYH
- the LOC136262790 gene encoding adenine deaminase-like isoform X1 — its product is MAASNLSEELRCYIRTIPKAELHVHVEGTLEPETMFKIAQRNGISVQGTVESHKERRAKFKNLQDFLDIYYEACKVLCTEEDFYDLMLGYLTRAAADNVQYAEIFFDPQTHTQRGIPFKTVISGLYRATVDGQEFMGIKGRIIISFLRHLSEDEALETLESAVPYLDRIVGMDLDSGEDGNPPKKFSRLFKRAAELGLKLTAHAGEEGGPDYIQDALDQGVIRVNHGVQCLLDDHVVERLKKQGIPLTVCPFSNKKLQVYNRYFIDINITGELFRKGLQITINSDDPAYFGGYITDNFLNTAEEVGFGQEEIYQICCNAFNSTFMSPQDKEIYIRRLQRHKWEMGYAPCPRNIVVFGSRAAQPGSKEYQFAYDVGKLFGAEGYTVITGGYNGIMMAASQGCSDENGTVRGVISPPVFQQRDIFGNKFLTEISITRSLPERLARLALFSENFVVCPGTIGTVAELLLAWNLAALKPLCGAVSPRIFIMRHPWEEVIKNLHDNLKIYDNDMKLLTFVDSADEVLVKVKEGINSRPSYH